The Medicago truncatula cultivar Jemalong A17 chromosome 7, MtrunA17r5.0-ANR, whole genome shotgun sequence genome includes the window AATTTAACTTGGCTGGTGCAGATTGTTAATGTGCCTGACCATGGTAATCTCTGCTCCATTATGAATATGATCCAGAAATACTATGcttcacatttttatcattcacaaCGACGATCTTACtctctttgttttgtttctatcATGTTTTCCTTTGCACTCTTTTCTTTCCCGTGGgaaatttggattttgttttacaAATTCCTTGATAAGGTGTTTGTCTCAACAACTCAACTTGTTTAAGGTCTATTACTCCTTATAATCActaaactttgttttaaaaaaaggtgGAAAGTAGGTTTCAATTTCTTCCTACCATGCTCTAACACGGTGGGAGAATGAGTATTGGCCCTTGAAATGTATTGAAAGCAAAGTCTAAAATCAATTTCTTCTGTTAATGTTTTGCACACAACAAGTTCAGAAAGTTTCAAATATCTACCATTGATAACATTTAATATTACACCAATGTGAAAACTAGCCAGCATGCAAACATTTAATTTGGAAAGAAACAGCCTCGGTAATTACAATCATTTCTTCCAAATTCTCCACTAGACTCATCTATGAGTTATGTAAGCCTCCATAATACATGcataacttaaaattttattttaaaaaatatatataaaaagtgtTTAAACTAcaatatatacttttttgttTGGGTACAATAGAGGGCCAGTGGcccaaaagaaaattaagacGCTAAACGCATACATATGTAAGCCTTGAAAATGTCGTAAAAAACTAAGACTCTGAGGAGCGGACTCCAAAGCAAGAAGATTCCAAGAATCTATAGAAAGATTAAAGTTTGTCATCCAGTCAGCACTTTTGTTGCCTTCACGTCGtcaaatataaataagttgtgTTTGCCGTCCCTCCGAAGAAAATTTTGAATGCGCTGAATTAATGTGGGGATGTTCCCATTAGTTTTGCACTTGTTAGTGATCATATCGACTAGAACCTTTAAGTCACTCTATATGATTAGATGAGATACACCTTCTCTCCAAATCATGTCTAGCCCCAAATACATGCCCCACATCTCCACATGCAGGGCATTACATGCTCCAATCTTGGGGCTAAACCCCTCAAGCCATCGATCTTCCATCATAATCATGAAAAGACCTCTGCAACTCGCAAGCTCAGCGTTCTCTTTACACGCGCCGTCACAATTGAGTTTCACCCAACTTTGATTTAGTCTCTTTCAACCAACGAAAACAATTTCCTTTCAATGACGATCCTTTTGCAAATGCAGTTGCAACCCTTTTGGCTAGCAGAAGgacaaaattgaaaacttttacaaacttaaaggacttatgtgtgaccaaaataacctAAAGGACCAATCAGTTACAAATAtcaaacttaaatgacttatgtgtgaccaaaataacttaaaggaccaatctgttacaaacgtcaaacttaaaggactccAGGTCTAATTTAACCTATAATTTAATATAGCcttgtcaaaaataattaaaaattgctttattttttttttgtcgattgactaattattaattaaattgaataatatttgatttgatatgtAAAAATTACATCCATTAATAATAATGGATTCAAGTATaagtttcaaatttaaatatacaaaaaatacCTTTTAAAAAGAAAGTACTCGAttcctttaaaataaataattatttactttagaggacataacataatattagtaatttaatattaatatttcctacaaatatcaataaaaatatgactTTGATTAACATTTACAATTTAGGAATAAACATTATCAGTGTGGTTGTGTAGGagactaaattaattaatacaatCATACTAATTCAAAGACACaagtataaaaatttatttcctTTCATCATTTTTGATATTCACATTTCCCTTTAAataatccaaaaatattttgattcattataatccaaaaaaagttataaattcaAAACGAATCTTAAGAATGCaataatgttaaattttttgataaagATATTTTTCATTTACTATGATCATATCTTCTTATTTAAAGATTAATCTATACGTTTAGCTGTGGAaacattgagtaatttttttttttcgagtaAGTACATACACAAAAGAGTAAGGAACCGTAAAAGCCGATGGATTTCATGAAAGGTGTCATGAACACAAACATTACATAAACAAAACGTACAAGTTCCATCAAAATCGCTTCTCACTCACTCTAACTCCCATTTTCACACAAATAACTTCCATTTTCCTCATTACCCTAACTTATCAACACTTTCcagattctctctctctctctgtaaGCATTTTCTAATCAAATCGTCATTTGCATTTTCCACTTTcttctttattattttcttcaaatttccacaaatttgttaacttttttattCTAGATTTAAGATTTCGTAATGCCCATTATTTAGTTACTTCGAAATTGGtgtttttatgttgaaatataaTGAATCATGATTGATTTTGTATCTGggtctttgattttttttttagttggcATTATTGGGTTTAATCCTTTGTAATTTTTGAACCTTAAAGTTCTCATTTTTagacttgtttttgtttgtggTTCTGTGTTTTAGTAGTGCTTATTAGAAGTTGGAATATAAATTGTTGCTGGGTAGATGGAGGATGATAataagaaaaggagaaaaaataagaagaaaaagaacaagCAAAACAAGAATAATGTCGATATTGGGGTTGGAGAAACAGTTATTAGGGATCATAATTTAGTGAATGATAATGGTAAGGATCAGCATGTTAGTCTTTCCGAGACTGCGGATAATTCAATTGTGGGCCGAGAAACAGGTAACGGGGATCATAATCTGGTTAATGGTGCTAAGGATGAGCAAGTTAGTATTTCTGAGGCTGTGCCAAATTCTACCAAGGATGGAGAATCACGTGCCAGGGATCAGAATCTGGTGAGTAATGGTAAGGATGAGGATGCTAGTCTTTCTGAGGTTTCAGCAAATTCGATTGTGCATGGAGAGACAGACGCCAGAGATCAAAATCTAATCAATAATGGTAAGGATGGGCATGCTATTCTTTCCGAGACTGCGGAAAATTTGATTGTGGATGGAGAACCTGGTGTCTTGGATCATAAGCCGCTGACTAATGCTAAGGATGAACAAGTTAATCTTTCTGAGCCTAATCTTTCTCAGGCTGCAGTAAGTTTGATCATAGATGGAGAAATAGATAGCAGAGGTCATAATCTGGTAAATGATGCTAATGATGAACAAGTTAATCTTTCTGAGGCGTTGGTATATTCAAATGGGTATGGAGAAACTTCAACCAGGGATCTAAATCTTGTGAATAATGCTAACGATGATCATGCTAGTATTTCCGAGACTGCGTCAAATTCGATTGGGGATGGAGAAATAGGTACCAGGGATCATAATCTAGTGAATGATGCTAAGGATGAGCAAAGTGTGACTGTGGATTGGAATGGAGATGTGGAAGTTCCAATCAGAGATTTGAATTTGGTGAAAAGTGCAGAGGGCGAGCCTGCTCAACCAATGGAGTCTGCAGACGGGCAAAGTACTAATATGGATTCCAATGGACATCTGCCAAATGGTAAAGAATGTGTAAGTTTTCTTTCAACCAATATAGATTTTCACCAAATTTTAGTGCAATAGCGTTTTATGCTCATAAGTCACGACtctaatcttatattttaaatgttGGTTAATGAAGGGGACTGTGTTTTTCCTTGGTAttgttatcatttttctttgaaatcgaGAAAATTAGTTTGGACTTATTATTTCCTAATTCATTCTCTATATAGTTTTTCAAGGTTTGTGTGCATGCTATATAtggccaaaaaaaattagtctcCCTTGTTATAcaaacaaattcataaaaaaggGATCTCCCTTGTTCCCTCGATGGCTCTTGTTTGAGTTGTGAGTGTTTGTAGACCTGATTTCATTGCCAAgctaaatgaaattaaaaaatcggGAGATGAAAGTGATATTAACAAATagaatttgttgaagatgtcCTAAAGAATTTGTTGCCATGTTTAATACTTTCAAATTTTCAGTAAGCATATGCTTTCTTTCGACAGGACATATCAGatgaaacaattaaaaaattaaaagaagaaaatgctaTGCTTATTCAGAGAGAGGTAATATTTTACTGAAGAAATTTATGTCATTTGCTTTAGAACCTATAATTCAATGATTTTGTAACTTGTACGGGATATCTCTCCGCAGACCATATCAGAAGAGACCATCcataaattgaaagaagaaattgaTACACACATTCTTAAAGGGGTAATATTTTTTCCAAGAAACCTATGTCCTTTTCCTTTGTTTTATTATGTCTCAATGTTTTTGTAATATGTACCGTGTACCGATGCATAGGTCATGTCAGAAGAGACAATCAGGAAGCTGAACGAAGATAAAAATATGCACATTCTGAAAGAGGTAATGTTTTATCTCAGAAATACATGAGgctgtgagtttttttttttttgacagggTGAGGCTATGACTTATGTTTTGGTCTTAATGTTCCATCATTCTACAGACCATATCTGAAGAGACTATCAGAAAATTGGAAGAACAAAAGGACATGCATGTGGAAAAGGAGGtgatatattttacattttatctGAGTGActttcattcttttttactaATTTTGATAGCTTGCATAGTCTATCTTTCCACAGGTTGCACTAGAAGAGAGTatcagaaaattgaaaaaagaaattgatatgCATGTTAAGAAAGAGGTAGGGTTCTATGTAAAAATATACGTCCTTTGTTGTCGCCCTTATGTTTCTATTTCTAATAACATGTATAACCTATCATTCCACAGGCCATATTAGAAGATACAATTAGAAAGTTGAATAAGGAAAATGATACTCACATGCAGAAAGAggtaatatattttaaatttggtcCAAGAAATATCTTTGTTTTAACGTATGTCATATCTCAAAATAGGCCACTTCAAAAGAGACAATAAGAaatttggaagaagaaaatgaagtcTACATTCAGAAAGAGGTAATTTTACTTTAAACTTAATCTACCAGATTTATTTCATCTATTATTTACATGCTTATTTCATAAATGTTCTTTAGTATGAATATGAATGCACATAACCCATCGCTATGCAGGCCAAAGCAGAGGAGACAATTGCAAAATTGAAAGAAGCAGTTGATAGACACATTCATAAAGAGGTAGTGTATTGTAGTTTTATCAGTGAGGTATCTGTTTTACTGCTTATTTTGCAActttacatttattttcttaatagaAGTATTGAAGGAAATCATGgaaaaaaatgactaaaattgAGCTTTATTTCTAACTTTTTCCATTTCTTGCCATTTGTTTTGCCTTTCTTTTACAGGTTACCATGGAAGAGATTATCAATAAATTACAAACTGAAAATGAATTGCAGAAACAAAAGCAggtaattaaatttgaattaacAGTTTTGGTGAATGTGTGGATGACTCTTACATTATGTTTGAGGAAGATCGATTTTGGTGATATAAATTCTAAAAGAAAATGCTCTATAAGGAAGCTACAAGAAACACCAATTATTTGAATTACATTTTTCTTacatatgtttaattattaactAGCATATTTAACTGGATTCTGTGCAGACTGATTTAGAGGTGAGAATTGCACAATTGCAGAATGAGAATAATTCTTTACTTCAAAAAGAGGTGAGTgtaaatacatacatatattcTTTTTCAATATTTAGGAGCACTTGTTGTAGATATTGTTTGTCTAaatgtttaatatttaatattatatcatATGCAGGTTGGGTTGGCGGAAAAAACAAATCTGTTACTGAATGAGAAGGTAGTTTCGAGCCCAGCTTCATCAATTTTGAAAATTCCTTATTTCACCGTTTATATAACCTTAGATGGTTTCCCCTTTTAGCTGTTTATATAAGAATATATTCAGTAGCATTTATTTGGAGATATTGTTTATCAAGATGTTGAATATTCAGTAACTATATCATATATGCAGGCTGGATTGGTGGAAAAAGTCAATATGTTATTGAATGAAAAGGTAGTTTTGAGCCTAGCCACATCAACTTTACAATTTCCTTAATTCACTGCTTATTTAACCATATCTGATTTCACCCACTCTTAGCTGCTTATTATTAAGAataatttttgatatttttctgtTAATGGAATAGTGATTTAAATTCTAAATCTGCTATACATTGTTCCACAGGAGGGTTTAGAGCAGAAAGTAAATATTCTGGAGAGCAATTTGAGTTCCTTTAGTGAGAAAGAGGTAGTAACTTGTCAATTCTCTTGTGTGTTAATGTATCAAGTATATTTTGCCTACTTAATTTGTGATCTTAACATTTCGTATAGTACTTTAGGCATAGTCCGCACCCAATTTGAACcggatatttttttaaagaagtaatTGGATTTGAATAGAACAAATTCTGATTAATGTGTGAATGGATCTTGTGCATTTACATTTGTCATCCTTGTATTTATATTAGCACTGACTGGTAAATTTTGGAGATATTTTTATCaagatgtttaattttttatattatatcatatgCAGGCTGGATCGGTGGATACAACCAATCTGTTACTGAAAGAAAAGGTAGTATTGCGCCTAGCTTCATCAACTTTGCAATTTCCTTCATTCAATGCTTCTTTAACCTTGGCTGATTTCACCCCTCTTAGCTGCTCATATaagaataaagttttttttttttctttttctgttaacagaattgtaatttaaattctaaaaatctGCCATTGATTGTTGAACAGGAGGGTTTAgagcaaaaattaaatattctgGAGAGCAATTTGAGTTCCTTTAGCGAGAAAGAGGTAATAACAGTTTTTGATGAATGAGATGGCTCTTTtgcattatttaattatatttatccaTATATAAGTTTAACTACTGACTGGTGGTATATTTAACTTGATTTTCTACAGACTGGTTTGGAAATGAGAATAGCACAATTGCAGAGTGAGACCAATTCCTTACTTCAAAAAGAGGTGTGTGACTTGAcatttttcccttttaaaaGAATTAGTAGGGTTAcgtttgaaaaattattaatcaAGATATTTCATATTCAATACTATATCTTATGCAGACTGGATTTGTTGAAAAAACCAATCAGTTGCTGAATGAAAAGAACATTTTGAGCCTAAAAGTGGTTAGAACTGCTTCTTCAACTTATTTCCTACATTTATTGCTTATTTAGCCTTAGCTGAATCCCCTCTTCTGATGGCCTTTCATACTTTTCCTGTTTTTTGGGTTAGCgaaagtttagttttaattctAAATCCAATATACACTATTTTACAGGACAGTTTAGAGCGAAAAATAATTCATGCGGAGAGTGATTTGAGTTCATTTGTTGAGAAAGAGGTAATAACTTGTCTACTCTCCAATGTGTTATTGTATTGAATATATTGTTTGCTTAATCAACAAccttaatttttgtataataGATTAGCAATTATAAGCATCCAATCCTGACTGTCTAAAGCATAAATAAAAAGTGTAATGaaatataagataaaagaaattcttctgaaaaaaataaataaaaacgtcACACTAGCCCAATTTTCAAAACACTCCACGAGGCCCAATACCATTTGTTGTCATGGTCTGAAATTCCCCTATAGCAAGTGTCTAGATTCAAGGTGTGAAATGAGATCAAGGGGATATAAGAAAATGATGTTTGCC containing:
- the LOC25498859 gene encoding rho-associated protein kinase 1 isoform X3; translated protein: MEDDNKKRRKNKKKKNKQNKNNVDIGVGETVIRDHNLVNDNGKDQHVSLSETADNSIVGRETGNGDHNLVNGAKDEQVSISEAVPNSTKDGESRARDQNLVSNGKDEDASLSEVSANSIVHGETDARDQNLINNGKDGHAILSETAENLIVDGEPGVLDHKPLTNAKDEQVNLSEPNLSQAAVSLIIDGEIDSRGHNLVNDANDEQVNLSEALVYSNGYGETSTRDLNLVNNANDDHASISETASNSIGDGEIGTRDHNLVNDAKDEQSVTVDWNGDVEVPIRDLNLVKSAEGEPAQPMESADGQSTNMDSNGHLPNGKECDISDETIKKLKEENAMLIQRETISEETIHKLKEEIDTHILKGVMSEETIRKLNEDKNMHILKETISEETIRKLEEQKDMHVEKEVALEESIRKLKKEIDMHVKKEAILEDTIRKLNKENDTHMQKEATSKETIRNLEEENEVYIQKEAKAEETIAKLKEAVDRHIHKEVTMEEIINKLQTENELQKQKQTDLEVRIAQLQNENNSLLQKEVGLAEKTNLLLNEKAGLVEKVNMLLNEKEGLEQKVNILESNLSSFSEKEAGSVDTTNLLLKEKEGLEQKLNILESNLSSFSEKETGLEMRIAQLQSETNSLLQKETGFVEKTNQLLNEKNILSLKVDSLERKIIHAESDLSSFVEKENSTEEVISNLNGSISMLQGQVAELEESKNNLLLENQQLRENSSSSSASQDASAKDRASENEELKSQIEEAYMLVEKLMAENAELVEKVHMLCVELDRPDTEIKLSEVTGPDGLTEFVKSSEPESSEATSISVPELDSLEKTLVVNDNSDSIHAEHARDLQLVPDDIEEIVQIPLDDNDVRDLQLQDTKNVENDDAVPITDAPLIGAPFRLISFFAKYVSGADLVSQNSSNTSN
- the LOC25498859 gene encoding MAR-binding filament-like protein 1-1 isoform X1 — encoded protein: MEDDNKKRRKNKKKKNKQNKNNVDIGVGETVIRDHNLVNDNGKDQHVSLSETADNSIVGRETGNGDHNLVNGAKDEQVSISEAVPNSTKDGESRARDQNLVSNGKDEDASLSEVSANSIVHGETDARDQNLINNGKDGHAILSETAENLIVDGEPGVLDHKPLTNAKDEQVNLSEPNLSQAAVSLIIDGEIDSRGHNLVNDANDEQVNLSEALVYSNGYGETSTRDLNLVNNANDDHASISETASNSIGDGEIGTRDHNLVNDAKDEQSVTVDWNGDVEVPIRDLNLVKSAEGEPAQPMESADGQSTNMDSNGHLPNGKECDISDETIKKLKEENAMLIQRETISEETIHKLKEEIDTHILKGVMSEETIRKLNEDKNMHILKETISEETIRKLEEQKDMHVEKEVALEESIRKLKKEIDMHVKKEAILEDTIRKLNKENDTHMQKEATSKETIRNLEEENEVYIQKEAKAEETIAKLKEAVDRHIHKEVTMEEIINKLQTENELQKQKQTDLEVRIAQLQNENNSLLQKEVGLAEKTNLLLNEKAGLVEKVNMLLNEKEGLEQKVNILESNLSSFSEKEAGSVDTTNLLLKEKEGLEQKLNILESNLSSFSEKETGLEMRIAQLQSETNSLLQKETGFVEKTNQLLNEKNILSLKVDSLERKIIHAESDLSSFVEKENSTEEVISNLNGSISMLQGQVSLSLNFLILIFETVSCSVQFRNQNGLLLHVAELEESKNNLLLENQQLRENSSSSSASQDASAKDRASENEELKSQIEEAYMLVEKLMAENAELVEKVHMLCVELDRPDTEIKLSEVTGPDGLTEFVKSSEPESSEATSISVPELDSLEKTLVVNDNSDSIHAEHARDLQLVPDDIEEIVQIPLDDNDVRDLQLQDTKNVENDDAVPITDAPLIGAPFRLISFFAKYVSGADLVSQNSSNTSN
- the LOC25498859 gene encoding MAR-binding filament-like protein 1-1 isoform X4, with amino-acid sequence MEDDNKKRRKNKKKKNKQNKNNVDIGVGETVIRDHNLVNDNGKDQHVSLSETADNSIVGRETGNGDHNLVNGAKDEQVSISEAVPNSTKDGESRARDQNLVSNGKDEDASLSEVSANSIVHGETDARDQNLINNGKDGHAILSETAENLIVDGEPGVLDHKPLTNAKDEQVNLSEPNLSQAAVSLIIDGEIDSRGHNLVNDANDEQVNLSEALVYSNGYGETSTRDLNLVNNANDDHASISETASNSIGDGEIGTRDHNLVNDAKDEQSVTVDWNGDVEVPIRDLNLVKSAEGEPAQPMESADGQSTNMDSNGHLPNGKECDISDETIKKLKEENAMLIQRETISEETIHKLKEEIDTHILKGVMSEETIRKLNEDKNMHILKETISEETIRKLEEQKDMHVEKEVALEESIRKLKKEIDMHVKKEAILEDTIRKLNKENDTHMQKEATSKETIRNLEEENEVYIQKEAKAEETIAKLKEAVDRHIHKEVTMEEIINKLQTENELQKQKQTDLEVRIAQLQNENNSLLQKEVGLAEKTNLLLNEKAGLVEKVNMLLNEKEGLEQKVNILESNLSSFSEKETGLEMRIAQLQSETNSLLQKETGFVEKTNQLLNEKNILSLKVDSLERKIIHAESDLSSFVEKENSTEEVISNLNGSISMLQGQVSLSLNFLILIFETVSCSVQFRNQNGLLLHVAELEESKNNLLLENQQLRENSSSSSASQDASAKDRASENEELKSQIEEAYMLVEKLMAENAELVEKVHMLCVELDRPDTEIKLSEVTGPDGLTEFVKSSEPESSEATSISVPELDSLEKTLVVNDNSDSIHAEHARDLQLVPDDIEEIVQIPLDDNDVRDLQLQDTKNVENDDAVPITDAPLIGAPFRLISFFAKYVSGADLVSQNSSNTSN
- the LOC25498859 gene encoding MAR-binding filament-like protein 1-1 isoform X2; this translates as MEDDNKKRRKNKKKKNKQNKNNVDIGVGETVIRDHNLVNDNGKDQHVSLSETADNSIVGRETGNGDHNLVNGAKDEQVSISEAVPNSTKDGESRARDQNLVSNGKDEDASLSEVSANSIVHGETDARDQNLINNGKDGHAILSETAENLIVDGEPGVLDHKPLTNAKDEQVNLSEPNLSQAAVSLIIDGEIDSRGHNLVNDANDEQVNLSEALVYSNGYGETSTRDLNLVNNANDDHASISETASNSIGDGEIGTRDHNLVNDAKDEQSVTVDWNGDVEVPIRDLNLVKSAEGEPAQPMESADGQSTNMDSNGHLPNGKECDISDETIKKLKEENAMLIQRETISEETIHKLKEEIDTHILKGVMSEETIRKLNEDKNMHILKETISEETIRKLEEQKDMHVEKEVALEESIRKLKKEIDMHVKKEAILEDTIRKLNKENDTHMQKEATSKETIRNLEEENEVYIQKEAKAEETIAKLKEAVDRHIHKEVTMEEIINKLQTENELQKQKQTDLEVRIAQLQNENNSLLQKEVGLAEKTNLLLNEKEGLEQKVNILESNLSSFSEKEAGSVDTTNLLLKEKEGLEQKLNILESNLSSFSEKETGLEMRIAQLQSETNSLLQKETGFVEKTNQLLNEKNILSLKVDSLERKIIHAESDLSSFVEKENSTEEVISNLNGSISMLQGQVSLSLNFLILIFETVSCSVQFRNQNGLLLHVAELEESKNNLLLENQQLRENSSSSSASQDASAKDRASENEELKSQIEEAYMLVEKLMAENAELVEKVHMLCVELDRPDTEIKLSEVTGPDGLTEFVKSSEPESSEATSISVPELDSLEKTLVVNDNSDSIHAEHARDLQLVPDDIEEIVQIPLDDNDVRDLQLQDTKNVENDDAVPITDAPLIGAPFRLISFFAKYVSGADLVSQNSSNTSN